DNA sequence from the Arthrobacter crystallopoietes genome:
ACGCCGATCGGTTCTCGGCGGACAAAGGAGGTGTGTCCTTCCATGTATTCGCCGGCGGACTTGCCTTCGAGCAGACGTGCGGCCCCGCCGAAGAAACGCAACTGGTCGGCACCGGCGGCCACTTCCTCGGAGGCGATCATTTCCCTGACCTGGCCGGTATTGCGGTGCTGCGCCTCGACCAGTTCCTCGCTGTGGGCTTCCATCGCGTCCGCGAGCTGGAGCAGCAGCAACTGGCGCTGGCTGGGTGTGGCGTGTTTCCAGCTCTTGAAAGCCGCGGCCGCCGCAGCCATCGCATCATCGACATCGGAATCAACCGAGACCGGGGACTGGGCCACCACTTCGCCGTTGGTCGGGTTGATGATGTCGAGCAGTTCGGTTCCGGCGGGAGTGACGAATTCGCCGTTGATGAAGTTCTGCAGGGTCTGAACCACGGTTTACATCCCTTTTCTGGCCGCAAGGCCGTAACGCGCATAACCGGTCAGCGGCTGTGATTGCCGCAACACTGCCGACAATATGCCCCCGGCCCTGCCCTCAGCCATAGCTTCCTGCACACGGCTCCGCCCCGGCCTTCGTGCAACTGTCCAGCCAGCCGTGCACCCCGGACGCGTCGATGCCCCGCTGCGCAGGCAACGGGGCATCGACAGGAGGAACAGTCGGGCATCAGAGCTCGGGCGCGTGCTCCTCGGGCATCCTGGTGTCGTCTTCCGGGTGCCGCTGAAGGTTGAGCAGTGCGAGGCCAAGGCCTCCCCAGACAGTCAGGATGGAAATGATCAGCATGACGATGGCCGCAGTGCTCATTTGCTTACCTCTTTCTTATTCGGCGCATCCAGCACAGGATCGTTGGCCGCGGATTTGCTGCTCCACGGGATGAGGGAGAGGACCAGGGCAACCACGATCAGCGCCACCACCATGCCCCAGCCAAAGACGCCCACGAACCACGCTGGCATCTCGCCGTAGCCTTCCTGGATTTTCTTGATCAGTTCGCTGATCAGAATGTAGCCCAGGACGATCGGCGACAGAATGCCCACGAGGATCCGCCAGCCAAGCCCGATCTTGATCGAGGACACGTCGCTGACGTGGCCGCCCAGCAGCGGCAGCTTGCGGAAGGCGTATGTCAGTAGCAGCACCGTGACCAACGCACACGCCATAATGCCGAAGTTGTTGACGAAGGCATCCGTGACATCCAGCAGGTTCAGTCCCGTGGTGGTCGGGAACAGCAAGATCGAAATCAGCGCCAGCGGGATACCGACGATCCAGGTGGTCTTAACCCGTCCCATGCCCAGCTTGTCCTGCACAGCCGAGATGATCACCTCGATAATGCTGATCAACGAGGTGAAGCCGGCGAAGACCAGCGATCCGAAGAAGAGGACGCCAAGCAGCGCGCCCAGCGGGGCCTCGGAGATGATGGTGGGGAAGGCGATGAAGGCCAGGCCGATGCCGCCGGCTCCGGCAACGTCGCCTACCTCTGCCCCTGCGGTGAAGGCCATGAAACCGACGGCGGCAAAGACACCGATGCCGGCCAGGATCTCGAAACCTGAGTTTGAGAAGGCCACCACGAAGCCCGAGCCGGTCAGGTCAGTCTTGCGCTTGAGGTAGGACGCGTACGTGACCATGATGCCGAAGGCCACCGACAGGGAGAAGAAGATCTGGCCGTAGGCAGCCGCCCACACACCGGTGTTGGTCAGCGCACCCCAGTCCGGCGTGAACAGTGCGTCCAGCCCGTCAGCTGCACCGGGCAGGAACAGCGACTGGACCACCAGGAGCAGGAACATCACCAGCAGCAGCGGCAGGAAGATGATGTTGGCCCGGCCGATGCCTTTCTGGACGCCGGCGGCCAGGACCAGCAGCACCAGGGCCCAGACAGTGACCAGCGGAATGAGTACAGTCGGCACGAAGTCGAAGCCAATGTTGACGTTCTCGCTCACTTGGAGGAAGTCACTGAGGAAGAAGGTCGCCGGATCGGCGCCCCAGGCCTCGGTGAACGAGAAGATCATGTACATGCCGGCCCACGCGATGATCACCGCGTAGTAGATGGAGATGATGAAGCAGATGGCGACCTGCCACCAGCCGAGCCCTTCGGCCTTCGGCGTCAGGCGCCGGTAAGCCAGCGGCGCGGAGCCCCGGTGGCGGTGCCCCACTGCATAATCGAGGAACAACAGCGGGATGCCGGCCGTCAGAAGTGCGACCAGATACGGAATGATGAACGCCCCGCCGCCGTTTTCATAGGCGACGTAGGGAAAGCGCCAGATATTTCCCAGGCCGACGGCGGAGCCGATGGCGGCGAGAATGAATACTTTACGGGTGGACCACATCTCGCGCGGCGGCTTGGCCGGCGGCGCCCCCTGCGGGTGCGACAGGTTGCTCATGCTGGGACCTCTTAACGATTGCAAAATGACTGATTTCGCCCATCATAGACCCGGCCCCATGCGCGAGGAACAGCACCCCGCTGGTCAACGCACAAACCGTTATCCCTGTTCGCCCTAAACCTCGTTGCTTTTCCCGCTGCGTCGTCGACCCCATGTAGTGCAGCTGCACAATGAATACCCGTATAGTGGCCCTATGGCTGTATCCCTCGCCAATCTCCTGGCCCAAAAGTCCCTGCACCTGCGCGTGGTGGGGAAGGCGGCCGGTAATCCCGATGCTGCCATCACCTGGGTGGCGACTACCGAACTGGAGGATCCGCTGCCTTTCCTCAGCGGCGGCGAAGTCGTGCTGACCACCGGGCTGCGCCAGAAAACCGCTGCCGCCCAGCGGCGCTTCGTTGCACGGGTCCATGAGGCGGGCGCGGTCGCCATCGGCTTCGCTTTGGGCCTCTCGCACAGCAAAGTGCCGCCGGCATTCCTGAACGAGGCAGACCAGCTGAACCTGCCGGTATTCGAGATCCCCTACGAAACGCCGTTCGTCGCGATCAGCCGGATGGTGGCCGATGCAATCTCGGCCGACCACTACCGCAAACTTGAACGGCTGCTCTCCGACCATCAGGCTCTCTCGGCCTCGCTGCTGGGCGGCGGCGGGCTGCCGGCGCTGCTGCGCACCCTGGCAGGAATGGTGGGTACCGACGTCGAGCTTTCGCAGTATGGAGCAGTGCTGTTCAGCACCGGAACCGGCACCACCGGCAGCTGGAACAAGGTGCCCATCGCCACCGGGCTGAAGGACCGGTGCACGCTCGCACTGGCCGAACCGTACGAACGCAATGCCATCGTCGACTATGCGCAGAGCATGATCAGCCTGGAACTAAGCAACCAGGCAAAGCACCGGGCGGCCCAGCGCAATGCCGCCGGACAGATACTGCAGGACATTGTCCGCGGCACCCTTCAGGGCCAGGATGCAACCTTGAGGCTGAACACCATCGGCGTCGACACCGCCCGGCGCCAGCTGGTCATGCTGGTCCAGACCGCCACCGGGCAGCGCCCCGCCCTGCGGACCTTGCCCCTGCCCGCCGCATTTGAGGGGACCGCCACGGGACTGGTCGACGAGCGGCTGGTCCTGGTGGTCCGGGACGCGGAATCCGGCGAGCGGCTCGGCGAGGAACTCAGCAGCTACCTGTACGACGCCGGCCTGACCGCCACCGTGGGCGTGGGCGGCAGTTATGCCCAGCCCAACGGCCTGCGCTGGAGCTACTTCGAGGCGAAGGAAGCCCTCACCCACGGAGCCCGCCTGAACGTCCCGCAACGGCTGTCGCTGACCTCGCTGCTGATGGCCTCCGAAGACGTGCCGCTGGCGGACCTCGCCGCCGAGGCCCTGGATCCGCTGTCCGAGTTCGACGCCGCCCACGATGCCCAGCTCATGTCCACGCTGGAAACCTACCTGGAACTGAACGGCTCCGTGGCCGCCGTCGCGGAAACCTTGGGCCTGCACCGCAACTCGGTTCGGTACCGCCTGGCCCAGATCATCGAGCTGACCGGCTACGATCCGGCATCCACGGCAGACCGGGTCCATCTCTGGCTGGCCCTGACCGTGCGCCGGCTCGCGGCCGAATCAGGTTCCTCCTAGCTGCGTTCCGTGCCGGAGGCGGCTGCGGCTACTCCCCCGGCGACGACGGCCCCCGTTGGCAGGGAGATCCGGACCATGTCCTCCCGCGGCACTACCTTGACCCGTTCGCGCGCCACCGGGCCGGCTTCCGTTGCTTCGGCACCCAGTGCCCGCTCGTGCGCGTCCAGTTCCAGCCAGCCGTCCCAGGTGGTGTACTCCACCCCGCGGTCCCCGAGCAGTTCCAGAATGGCGGCTTCGTCCGGCCGTGCCGCAGCGGGCAGTCCGGCGCGGTCCTCCAGCAGATGGGTAACGGTTTCCAGCGCGTCGCCCTTGGTGTGGCCGATCAGGCCCACCGGACCGCGCTTGATCCAACCGGTGGCATACAGCCCCGGTACCGGATTTCCGTCAGCATCCAGCACCTTGCCGCCGTCGTTCGGAACCACGCCGCGCTGGTGGTCGAATTCAATATCGGGCAGCGCGGATCCGAAGTAGCCCACCGCCCGGTAGACGGCCTGGACCGGGTACTCAACGATCTCGCCGGTACCGCGCACGTTGCCGGTGCCGTCGAGTTCGGTGCGCTCGAAACGGATACCCGTGGTCCGGCCGGCTGCCTCGCCGCTGCCAGCCAGGATTTCCACCGGACTGTGCAGGAAATGCAGGTGCAGCCGGCGCGACGCTCCGGTGTCCTGCTCTTCCACCAGCCAGTTGGTGAGCGTGTTGACCATTGTCTTTGTCTGGTTGTTGGAGCGGATCTGCTCGTCCGACCCTTCGTCGAAGTCAAAGTCCTCCGGGTAAAGGACAATGTCCACGTCCTTGGAGTGGGACAGCTCGCGCAGCTCCAACGGGGTGAACTTCACCTGCGCCGGACCGCGGCGGCCGAAGACGTGCACGTCGGTAACGGGTGAATGCTTCAGGCCCTGGTAAACGTTGTCCGGGATCTCGGTAGCCAGCAGGTCGTCGGCGTGCTTGGACAGGATCCGTGCCACGTCCAGGGCCACGTTCCCGTTGCCGATCACCGCGATCTCCTTGGCCTCCAGCGGCCAGTCGCGCGGGACGTCCGGGTGGCCGTCGTACCAGGAAACGAAGTCCGCCCCGCCGAAGGACCCCTCAAGCTCGACGCCGGGAATGTTCAGGTCCGCGTCCTTAATCGCGCCGGTGGCGAAGATGATGGCATCGTAGTGTTCGCGCAGATCGGCCAGGGACAGGTCCGTGCCGTAGTCCACGTTGCCGAAGAACCGGATGTCGCCGCGGTCCAGCACCTTGTGCAACGCCGTCACAATCCCCTTGATGCGCGGATGGTCCGGGGCGACGCCGTAGCGGATCAGGCCGTACGGGGCCGGGTAGCGGTCGAAGAGGTCGATGCTGACCTGCACCGCGCCGGAGGCCACCTCGTCGCTTTTCGTCAGGATATCCGCGGCATAAACACCGGCCGGGCCGGAACCAACGACGGCGACGCGGAGCGGCCTCCCGCCGTCAGGCTGAGGAGCCGGTGCAGCCTCCGGCTCGGCTGAAATTCCTGCGCCTGGCTGGGGCGAGGCAAGAGGGGATGTGGTCATGGGAGTGTTCCTTTCGGGGAATTCAGGCCAGTGGGAAGAGAGGTTGTGAAGGGCAGGTCCTGCCGGGTTCAGGACGCACCGGACTTCAGCAGTCCCCGTCCGCGCAGCAGCCTGCGCTCCACGGGGGCGAAAACCAGCAGTTCGATGACAATGCCGATGGCTAGGATCAGCAGAATGGCCGATACGACGATGGCCATGTCGGACAGGTCCCGGCCCTGCTGCAGCAGCGAGCCCAGGCCGAAGCCCATGGACCCGCCGACGGTGATGATTTCGGCGGCCATCAGCGAGCGCCAGGAGAAGGCCCAGCCCTGTTTGAGACCGCCGATGTAGCCGGGCAGCGCGGCCGGCAGGATGATCCGGGTCGCCTGCTGCCAGCGGTTGGCGCCGAGAACATGCCCTACCCGCAGGAACTGCGGCGGCACCTGGTCCACGCCGGAGATGAGCCCGTTGATGATCGAGGGCACGGCGCCCATGAGCACCACGAAGTACACGGTGGCATCGGTCAGCCCGAACCAGATGATGGCCGCCGGAACCCAGGCCACGGACGGCAGGACCTGCAGCCCGGAGATGAGCGGGCCGAAAGCTGCTCGCAGCCCCTTGTGCTGGGACAGCAGCAGGCCGGCCGGGGTGGCGATCACCGCCGCGATCAGGAATCCGAGCACACCGCGTTCCAGACTGGTGAGGATGGTCTCCTGCGCCGCGCCGTCGCCCCACAAGGAGCCCAGCGCCGCGGCCACGTCGGCCGGCCCCGGCAGGATGTCCGGGCGCGGCTGCACAATCCAGATGTACATTTGCCACACATAGACGATGGCTGCGAGCGCGAACACGGGCAGCAGGGCCTTGCCCAGAGCCCACCTGACTGTGGCCCGGCCCGGTTGCTCGGCCTGCAGCGCATCCAGTCCGGCTTCGAGCTGGCCGACGTCGTCGTTGGATTCTGTCTCAAGCCGCATGACGGCGGATCTCCCGTCGCAGCTCGGTGGTGATTTCGCCGGCCAGTCCGGCACGGTCCCGTGGGTCCAGCCCGTCCCCGACATTCCACTCGGCGACGATCCGGCCGGGGCGGGAGGACATCAGCAATACCCGCTGCCCCAGCCTCACCGCTTCACGGACATTGTGCGTGATGAAGATGATGGTCCGCCCGGTCCGGTGCCAGATCCGTTCCAGTTCGTCATGCAGCAGGTCCCTGGTGATGGCATCGAGGGCGGCGAACGGTTCGTCCATCAGCAGCAGCTCACGGGACTGGGCCAGCGACCTGGCCAGGGCCACCCGCTGGCGCATACCGCCGGACAGCTCGTGCGGGCGCTTTTTCCCGGCTCCGCCGAGGTGAACCAGCTCCAGCAGTTCCCTGGCCCGTTCCGCCCGCTCCTGCCGTCCCACCCCGCGCAGTTCCAGGGCCAGCTCGACGTTCGCCTGCGCCGACAGCCAGGGGAATAGCGCGGCGTCCTGGAACATAAACGCTGCTTCCGGAGCCTTCAGCTCTCCTGCCGTCGGTTCTTCCAGCCCAGCGACCAGGTTCAGCAGCGTGGACTTGCCGCAGCCGGAGGCTCCAAGCAGCGCAACGAACTCGCCGCGCTCCACGCTCAGATTGACGTTGTCCAGCACCAGCGGGGCGTCCGGTCCGAAGCGCTTGGACAGGCCGCTGATTTCCAGCTGGGCGCCAGTGCGTTGCAGCACGGCGTTTTGGGAAGTCATGGTCCTTGCTCCTTGCCCAGGCCGGCGGTGGGAATGGCAGGATTGCCCTCCCGCGACCGGAGCCCGTTGAGAATGGAGAGATCCAGGATGGTGCTGATGTCGGCCTGTTCGGTGGTGCCGGCGGTGACGCCGTCCTCCAGCAGCTGGGCCAATGCCGTGGCATGGGGATCCAGAGTGAACGTGATGTTCGCCAGCGAGCGTCCGATCACCTCGTCGGTGAGCGGCAGGCCGTAGGCGCTTTTGAGCCCTGCGTTGATGGCTTCGGCCACGGCGGTGGGATCGGCGGGCAACGTCTCGTTGAGCCAGTCCACGGACCGTTGTTCGCCGGCGATCAGGGCCTTGACCTGTTCGGGATGCCGGTGCAGGAAGTCGGTGCCGACAATCAGCAGCGTGGTGGTGAACTGGCCCTCGGGCCACAGGTCCCGCTCATCGACCAGCACCTTCGCGCCGGCTTCGAGCACCAGCCGGGAAGCCCAGGGTTCCGGCACCCAGGCGCCGTCGATCTGTCCGTCCTTGAACAGCTGCAGGGTGCGGGCATTCTCTGTTGGGTTGATGGCAGCGCCAGGTTGGCCGTCCATGGCGATGGCAATCCCCTGTTCCTTCAGCCAGACCCGCAGGGCAACATCCTGGGTCCCGCCAAGCTGCGGCGTGGTCAGGGTGGCTTCCTCCAGGTCCTCGGGGTTGTCGATTCCTTCCCGCACCACCAGCTGGGCGCCGCCGGAGCTTGCCCCCGAGACGATCCGCAGGGACCGTCCCTCGCTCTGCACATAGGAGTTGATGGCCGGATTAGGGCCGATGAAGGCGGCGTCGATGGCGCCGGCATTCAGCGCCTCCACTGCTGCCGGACCGGCGTTGAAGACCTGCGTGGACAGTTCCGTTTCGCCAAGCTCCTCGGCGAAGAACCCCTTGTCCACGCCGATCAGCGCCGGTGCATGGGTCACGTTGGCGAAGTAGCCGAGCCGCAGCTCCTGCGCATCGCTGACCGGCATCTCGGCCTCCGGACCACCGCTGCGGTTAGCCGCGTTCGAAGCAGCAACCGCCCCGGCAACAATCGCGACGGCCAGCCCGACCGCGAGCAGGATTTCGGATGTGCGGCTGGAAAGCAGGAGCCCGTTCTTCCGGGTCCGTTTAGCCGCCACGGGGCTCCCCCTCCCCGTCCGGAACCCCGCTGGCGATGCCGGCGGCGAGCGTGTTGCCGTCCACGGGATCGATCACCAGGAAGGCGCCGGTCCGGCGGTGCCGTTCGTAGGCTTCGACCGGCAGCGCCGAAGCCAGCCGGATCTGCACGGTACCGATGTCGTTGAGCCCCAGGTCCGCCGCCGGCTCGTGCGAAAAGCTGGCCAGATCCAACCGGCCGGTGATGGAGCGGACGAGCCCCTGGACGGTCCTGCTGCCATGCTTGATCAGCACCTTGGCGCCCTCGCGCAGCGGCTTGGGCGAAAGCCAGCACAGAGAGGCCTGCAGGTCCTGGCTTGCCGCCGTAAAGGTGCCCGTTTCCACCAGCAGGTCGCCGCGGCTGATGTCGATGTCATCGCTGAGCCGCAGCACCACGGACTGCGGCGCGGAGGCCTCCGGCAGGGAGATGCCCGCGAAATCGATGCCGGCCACCGACGTCGTTATTTGGGTCCCGACGGCGGAGCCGAGCACGGTGACGGTGTCGCCGACGCGGACCACACCGGAGGCCAGTTGCCCGGCGTAACCGCGGTAGTCGCGGAAGGCCTCGGGATCCAGACCCGGCGCCAGCGCCCCCTGCGGCCGGATGACCGACTGCACGGGGAACCGGAACGCTTCGAATTCGTTCTCGAGTTCGTCCACCGCGGGCAGCGTTTCCAGCACCTCGAGCAGCGCCGGCCCGGTGTACCAGGGCGTGCGCGCCGAGAGCTCGACGACGTTATCGCCTTCCAGTGCGGAGACCGGCACAACGCGCACGTCGGGCAGCCCCAGCTCGGCGGCGGCGCCCAGCAACTGTTCCTCCACATCCCGGAACACGGCCTCCCTGAACCCCACCAGGTCGATCTTGTTGACCGCGGCGACAATGTGCGGCACGCGCAGGAGCCGGGCGACGGCGAGGTGCCGCCGGGTCTGTTCCAGCACGCCCTTGCGGGCGTCGATAAGTACGACGACGGCATCCGCAGTGGATGCGCCGGTCACCGTGTTCTTGGTGTACTGCACGTGGCCCGGGCAGTCGGCCAGGATGAAGCTGCGCTTTTCGGTGGCGAAGTAGCGGTAGGCGACATCGATGGTGATGCCCTGTTCCCGCTCGGCGCGCAGGCCGTCGGTCAGCAGGGCCAGGTCGATCTGCTGGCCCTGCCCGCTGCCGGACGCGGCTCCGCCGAAGCCGCGCTCGGCGCTGGTGCGGGTGACTGCCTCGAGCTGGTCCGCGAGGATCGATTTGCTGTCATGCAGCAGCCGGCCCACCAGTGTGGACTTGCCGTCGTCGACGGAGCCTGCCGTGGCGAAACGGAACAGCGTGGCGGTCTGGAGGTCGGTGGTGGTCATTAAAAGTACCCGTCCTTCTTGCGGTCTTCCATGGCGGCCTCGGAGATGCGGTCATCGGCCCGGGTGGCGCCACGTTCGGTCAGGGTGGAGGCCGCGACTTCGATGACGACGTCGTGCGCGGTGGCGGCGGCTGATTCCACGGCGCCGGTGCAGGACATGTCCCCTACCGTCCGGTAGCGCACCCTTTTGGTCAGCACTTCCTCGCCGTCGCGCGGCCGGGACACGTCGCCGACCGCCCGCCACATGCCGTCCCGCCGGAACACTTCGCGTTCGTGGGCGTAGTAGAGGCCCGGCAGCTCGATGCCTTCGCGCTCGATGTAGCGCCAGACGTCCAGCTCGGTCCAGTTGGAGATCGGGAAGGCGCGGACGTGCTGGCCCACGGTATGCCGGCCGTTGTAGAGGTTCCAGAGTTCGGGGCGCTGGTTGCGCGGGTCCCACTGGCCGAACTCGTCGCGCAGGCTCAGGATCCGTTCCTTCGCCCGTGCCTTGTCCTCGTCCCGCCGGCCGCCGCCGAACACCGCGTCGAACCGGTGGCGCGAAATCGCGTCCAGCAGGGGCACCGTCTGCAGCGGGTTGCGGGTGCCGTCCGCCCGCTCGGACAGTTCGCCGCGGTCGATGAACTCCTGCACGCTGCCCACCACCAGGCGGAGCCCCAGCCTTTCCACTGTCCTGTCGCGGAATTCGAGCACTTCGGGGAAGTTATGGCCGGTGTCCACATGCAGCACAGGGAACGGCACCTTGCCGGGCCAGAAGGCCTTGGTGGCCAGGTGCAGCATCAGCACGGAATCCTTGCCGCCGGAGAACAGCAGGGCCGGCCGCTCAAACTCGGCGACCACCTCGCGGATGATGTGGATGGCCTCGGATTCCAGCGCGTCCAGCGAGGACAGCGCGGCGCGCGGGGCGCGGGCCGCCGTGCCTGTAGGCGCCTCACCGGGCAAACGGTCTTCAGTCAGGTAAGTGGTGTTCATTGGTGGATTCCGCATTCCGTCTTGGCGAGGCCAGCCCAGCGGCCGGCACGGGGGTCTTCGCCCGGGGCAACCGGGCGGGTGCAGGGCTTGCATCCGATGGACGGATAGCCGTTGGAGAGCAGCAGGTTCACCGGCACGCCGTTCCGGCCGGCGTACTCCAGCAGGTCATCGAAACTCCAGCCGGCCAACGGGTTGACCTTGACCAGGGCATGCGCGCTGTCCCAGGTGACGAGTTCGGTGTTGGTCCGGGTGGGTGCCTCGTCGCGGCGGACGCCGGTGAACCAGACGCCGTAGCCGGACAGTGCCTTTTTCAGCGGGCGCATTTTGCGCAGCTCGCAGCACAAGGCCGCGTCGCGCGAGAACAGGTCCGTGCCGAGGCTACGGTCCTGCTCGGCCACTGTCTGCTCCGGCAGCACGTCGACCACCCTTACGTCCAGCGAGCGCGCTACCTCGTCGCGGGTGGCCTGGGTTTCCGGGAAATGGTAGCCGGTCTCCAGGAACAGGACATCGACGCCGGGCAGCTGCTGCGCGACCAGATGCGGCAGCACGGCATCGGCCATCGAGCAGGCGACGGCGGCCTCGGCTGTGCCGAAGTTCCGTGCCACCCAGGCAACAACTTCGGGTGCCGGAGCGTCCCAGCCCAGCTCGGCCGCCCCGGCGTCGGCCAGCGCGTGCAGCTGCTCCTCGCTGCGGGAACGGGATGACGATGTGGCAGTGGTTGGACGTGCGGTCATTTCAGTGCTCCTTCCTCGGCGCGGTGCGCCCATTGCGCGAAGGTCTCGTCGTCGTGCTTTGCGGCGGTGTACTGCCGGATGAGCCGTTCCACGTAGTCGACCAGGCCATCGGCCGTGACCTTCAGTCCCCGGACGGTCCGGCCCAGGCCAGGTTCCGCACGGTCCACTGCAGCCAGTCCCCCGCCGAGGTGGACCTGGAAGCCCGGGGTCTGCCCGCCGTTGCCGTCCGGCAGCAGCTGGCCCTTGAGCCCGATGTCGGCGGTCTGGATCCGGGCGCACGAGTTCGGGCAGCCGTTAATGTTCAGGCTCAGCTGCTGCGGCAGTTCCCCGCTGTCCGCGAGGTCCTTGAGCCGGGTTTCCAGCTCGGTGATCGCCGCGGCGGCGGTGGTCTTGGTGTCCACGATGGCGAGCTTGCAGAACTCGATCCCGGTGCACGCGATGGTGCCGCGGCGGAACAGCGAGGGCGCGGAGCTGAGGCCGAGCCTGTCGAGTTCAGCCCTCAGCT
Encoded proteins:
- a CDS encoding methionine/alanine import family NSS transporter small subunit, which translates into the protein MSTAAIVMLIISILTVWGGLGLALLNLQRHPEDDTRMPEEHAPEL
- a CDS encoding sodium-dependent transporter, with protein sequence MSNLSHPQGAPPAKPPREMWSTRKVFILAAIGSAVGLGNIWRFPYVAYENGGGAFIIPYLVALLTAGIPLLFLDYAVGHRHRGSAPLAYRRLTPKAEGLGWWQVAICFIISIYYAVIIAWAGMYMIFSFTEAWGADPATFFLSDFLQVSENVNIGFDFVPTVLIPLVTVWALVLLVLAAGVQKGIGRANIIFLPLLLVMFLLLVVQSLFLPGAADGLDALFTPDWGALTNTGVWAAAYGQIFFSLSVAFGIMVTYASYLKRKTDLTGSGFVVAFSNSGFEILAGIGVFAAVGFMAFTAGAEVGDVAGAGGIGLAFIAFPTIISEAPLGALLGVLFFGSLVFAGFTSLISIIEVIISAVQDKLGMGRVKTTWIVGIPLALISILLFPTTTGLNLLDVTDAFVNNFGIMACALVTVLLLTYAFRKLPLLGGHVSDVSSIKIGLGWRILVGILSPIVLGYILISELIKKIQEGYGEMPAWFVGVFGWGMVVALIVVALVLSLIPWSSKSAANDPVLDAPNKKEVSK
- a CDS encoding PucR family transcriptional regulator, with protein sequence MAVSLANLLAQKSLHLRVVGKAAGNPDAAITWVATTELEDPLPFLSGGEVVLTTGLRQKTAAAQRRFVARVHEAGAVAIGFALGLSHSKVPPAFLNEADQLNLPVFEIPYETPFVAISRMVADAISADHYRKLERLLSDHQALSASLLGGGGLPALLRTLAGMVGTDVELSQYGAVLFSTGTGTTGSWNKVPIATGLKDRCTLALAEPYERNAIVDYAQSMISLELSNQAKHRAAQRNAAGQILQDIVRGTLQGQDATLRLNTIGVDTARRQLVMLVQTATGQRPALRTLPLPAAFEGTATGLVDERLVLVVRDAESGERLGEELSSYLYDAGLTATVGVGGSYAQPNGLRWSYFEAKEALTHGARLNVPQRLSLTSLLMASEDVPLADLAAEALDPLSEFDAAHDAQLMSTLETYLELNGSVAAVAETLGLHRNSVRYRLAQIIELTGYDPASTADRVHLWLALTVRRLAAESGSS
- a CDS encoding FAD-dependent oxidoreductase, translating into MTTSPLASPQPGAGISAEPEAAPAPQPDGGRPLRVAVVGSGPAGVYAADILTKSDEVASGAVQVSIDLFDRYPAPYGLIRYGVAPDHPRIKGIVTALHKVLDRGDIRFFGNVDYGTDLSLADLREHYDAIIFATGAIKDADLNIPGVELEGSFGGADFVSWYDGHPDVPRDWPLEAKEIAVIGNGNVALDVARILSKHADDLLATEIPDNVYQGLKHSPVTDVHVFGRRGPAQVKFTPLELRELSHSKDVDIVLYPEDFDFDEGSDEQIRSNNQTKTMVNTLTNWLVEEQDTGASRRLHLHFLHSPVEILAGSGEAAGRTTGIRFERTELDGTGNVRGTGEIVEYPVQAVYRAVGYFGSALPDIEFDHQRGVVPNDGGKVLDADGNPVPGLYATGWIKRGPVGLIGHTKGDALETVTHLLEDRAGLPAAARPDEAAILELLGDRGVEYTTWDGWLELDAHERALGAEATEAGPVARERVKVVPREDMVRISLPTGAVVAGGVAAAASGTERS
- a CDS encoding ABC transporter permease produces the protein MRLETESNDDVGQLEAGLDALQAEQPGRATVRWALGKALLPVFALAAIVYVWQMYIWIVQPRPDILPGPADVAAALGSLWGDGAAQETILTSLERGVLGFLIAAVIATPAGLLLSQHKGLRAAFGPLISGLQVLPSVAWVPAAIIWFGLTDATVYFVVLMGAVPSIINGLISGVDQVPPQFLRVGHVLGANRWQQATRIILPAALPGYIGGLKQGWAFSWRSLMAAEIITVGGSMGFGLGSLLQQGRDLSDMAIVVSAILLILAIGIVIELLVFAPVERRLLRGRGLLKSGAS
- a CDS encoding ABC transporter substrate-binding protein; translated protein: MAAKRTRKNGLLLSSRTSEILLAVGLAVAIVAGAVAASNAANRSGGPEAEMPVSDAQELRLGYFANVTHAPALIGVDKGFFAEELGETELSTQVFNAGPAAVEALNAGAIDAAFIGPNPAINSYVQSEGRSLRIVSGASSGGAQLVVREGIDNPEDLEEATLTTPQLGGTQDVALRVWLKEQGIAIAMDGQPGAAINPTENARTLQLFKDGQIDGAWVPEPWASRLVLEAGAKVLVDERDLWPEGQFTTTLLIVGTDFLHRHPEQVKALIAGEQRSVDWLNETLPADPTAVAEAINAGLKSAYGLPLTDEVIGRSLANITFTLDPHATALAQLLEDGVTAGTTEQADISTILDLSILNGLRSREGNPAIPTAGLGKEQGP
- a CDS encoding sulfate adenylyltransferase subunit 1: MTTTDLQTATLFRFATAGSVDDGKSTLVGRLLHDSKSILADQLEAVTRTSAERGFGGAASGSGQGQQIDLALLTDGLRAEREQGITIDVAYRYFATEKRSFILADCPGHVQYTKNTVTGASTADAVVVLIDARKGVLEQTRRHLAVARLLRVPHIVAAVNKIDLVGFREAVFRDVEEQLLGAAAELGLPDVRVVPVSALEGDNVVELSARTPWYTGPALLEVLETLPAVDELENEFEAFRFPVQSVIRPQGALAPGLDPEAFRDYRGYAGQLASGVVRVGDTVTVLGSAVGTQITTSVAGIDFAGISLPEASAPQSVVLRLSDDIDISRGDLLVETGTFTAASQDLQASLCWLSPKPLREGAKVLIKHGSRTVQGLVRSITGRLDLASFSHEPAADLGLNDIGTVQIRLASALPVEAYERHRRTGAFLVIDPVDGNTLAAGIASGVPDGEGEPRGG
- the cysD gene encoding sulfate adenylyltransferase subunit CysD, yielding MNTTYLTEDRLPGEAPTGTAARAPRAALSSLDALESEAIHIIREVVAEFERPALLFSGGKDSVLMLHLATKAFWPGKVPFPVLHVDTGHNFPEVLEFRDRTVERLGLRLVVGSVQEFIDRGELSERADGTRNPLQTVPLLDAISRHRFDAVFGGGRRDEDKARAKERILSLRDEFGQWDPRNQRPELWNLYNGRHTVGQHVRAFPISNWTELDVWRYIEREGIELPGLYYAHEREVFRRDGMWRAVGDVSRPRDGEEVLTKRVRYRTVGDMSCTGAVESAAATAHDVVIEVAASTLTERGATRADDRISEAAMEDRKKDGYF
- a CDS encoding phosphoadenylyl-sulfate reductase; its protein translation is MTARPTTATSSSRSRSEEQLHALADAGAAELGWDAPAPEVVAWVARNFGTAEAAVACSMADAVLPHLVAQQLPGVDVLFLETGYHFPETQATRDEVARSLDVRVVDVLPEQTVAEQDRSLGTDLFSRDAALCCELRKMRPLKKALSGYGVWFTGVRRDEAPTRTNTELVTWDSAHALVKVNPLAGWSFDDLLEYAGRNGVPVNLLLSNGYPSIGCKPCTRPVAPGEDPRAGRWAGLAKTECGIHQ